A segment of the Asinibacterium sp. OR53 genome:
AGCGGCTATATCGCGCCTGGCCACAGGAACCGAAATATAACCTTCGCTGTTAATACCCCATATTTCTTTCATTTCCAGCAGTGCATCGGCAATCCTTGCATTCACTTCCATAAGCGCCAGGTTGCGCATGCGTTTTTCGGCTTGCTGTAGTTCAACTGCATAAAACTGTACCAGCTTATGGGTAAGCGCGTGATTGCTTTTCATGGTTGCTTCCCAGAAAGCATTCTCAATAAAACAGAGTTTCACATCTTCCAAAGCTGTTGCAGAGATCGGGTATATCGGATCGCTTCCCATACCCCGGTGCCCCAGGATATCTCCTTTTTTTGCAAAACGGATGATCAGTTCTTTTTGCTCCCCCCATTCTTTATGCACTTTTACCGACCCGGAATACAGGAAATAGATACCAGTCACTTTCTCACCTTCACTAAATATTTGCTCTCCTTTTTTGAAACGCAGGGTCGTCTTTTTTACTTCTACCAAGGCCTTCCATTCGGGCAGGCAGGAGCTGCACAGAAAACAATCTGAAATATTACAGGAACTCACTTGCATATAGCAATGATACAAAGATTATGTACAAATACGGGTTTTATAAAATATGGCATATACCATGTTTTTAATATTATTTAGCTTTCAAAATGATTAAAAACATATTATTTGCAATAATTTTGCACCTGCTGGAAGAAAACCGCTAAAGAAATTAATTTTTATCATAATAAAACAAGTTTTATGGATTACAATTATGAGCAAACGCCTTTTTCGAAATCGGTTTTCACGGGTTTGTTTGCGGGGCTTGCAACAACGCTGTGTTGTTTGGTGTATGATTTTATTTACAGGTATAATACCGGGTTTACGCTTTCGGCCATTATCAATGTAGCTTCTATCATTTTCGCTTGCAATGTAATATTGGTTGCTTGCGGCATGTTGTACCAGGCATTCAGGAAAACGATCAAAGGCGGTGGCGTTGTGTTTATTGTGCTGTTTACAGCGCTTTCATTGTTTTGCCTTTGGAAAGCAGCAGGTGTTCAGCGTTCTCCTATCGAATCGGTTTCTGTGCAGTTCAGGGGTTTGCTCATGGGCGTGATTGCTATAACCGGCGCAAGCATTTCCTTTCTTGTTCCCTACCTCTACCATAGTAAGAAGTTTGCCGAACACGTTATATAACATGGCAATATTGAGAAAGGACTGTTCTTTTTCATCGCAGAAGGCGATGAAGAGGCTTACTCTTTCGTCGCTTTTCTCAGCATTGCAATACTTTTTGGTACAGCGGTAGCGGCATTTTCTTTTCCTTCGTATTCGAGCGAAAGATAACCGTGATAGTTTACGTTGTTGAGTATGGAAATGATGCGGTCGTAATCAAGGTCGAGTGTGTACCATTCACCTCCTCCGTAATAGGTCTTTGCTTGCACAAAAAC
Coding sequences within it:
- a CDS encoding Crp/Fnr family transcriptional regulator, whose amino-acid sequence is MQVSSCNISDCFLCSSCLPEWKALVEVKKTTLRFKKGEQIFSEGEKVTGIYFLYSGSVKVHKEWGEQKELIIRFAKKGDILGHRGMGSDPIYPISATALEDVKLCFIENAFWEATMKSNHALTHKLVQFYAVELQQAEKRMRNLALMEVNARIADALLEMKEIWGINSEGYISVPVARRDIAAYAGTIYETVFKFLSELTQKKIIATSGKSIRIIDEEKLKQHIKTKKSVG